TGTCCAAATGTAGTGCGGCCGCTAAGCTGCAGGTTAGCAGCGGAGCAGTGCGGTCGATCAGCTGTTTTTCACTTGATATTGCACTTATCTGAAAATCACAATTCCTTACTGCTCTTCACCATCGCAGTAGTGGAGAGCAGTACACTCAAGATATCTGTCACAACCTAACTTCAGCTCAAAAGAGTGTACTCTCCATTTCTTGCCGTCCCCGTAAGCGACGCCTTTATCAGATCGTTGTGCCTTTCTCGCtcgaacattttcttttccatatgCGTGTTTGAAAATTATACGGCATATCCTGCTTCTGCCAAAAGTGCGACTGGGAAATTTCCATATTTATCGAATTTTAAGGACGAAATATGATGGACATTAAACTGAATGATGCATCCGGCCCACTTTCTCCTCCTCATCTCTCCTTTGTATTACACCATTTGAGGAATAAATAGCTgtaatacgaaaaaaagcacatttttTCTCGCGTTCGTCATAACATTTGCTAGAAAGTTTTaatctttaatttaatttgaatatACATTTGAAGGTGAACGGCTGCACACTGTCTTCAGTATACGATCTGCGCGAGGGCGATGAGGGTTCGTCCGACCTGTACGACGACGATTGGGCGTTCCGTAGGCCAAGAAGTAACAGCTCGGTACAGTTTCAGAATTAATCTACCTTCATATCGACCTATGCCATAATTCTTCTAGGATTTCCTCATCCTACGAAAAACATCGCGACCTCTCAGCGTCGACGTGGTGGGTCTTGTAGGTATGGTTTAGAAGTAGAACATTGCTGGTTTTGTCGGAATTCAAAAATCCCTGCTTAAGAGATGGTGGTGTTCATCAAGTAAGCGTCAACCTCTTTTTAGACTCGCAGTCTGATCCCTACCGACAGTACATGCGAGTTGTGGACTGCTACGAGTTGGCGCCGCCAACCGGGAATGTCATTGCTCTTGACAAGTCTATAAAGGTACTCGATAGCAGCAAGATCGGAATCCGACTTTTGATCACTCTTCTTTATTGTGcaagttatagtcgggtcggaATGGTCTGACCTATAGTTTaatgcgtaagcgactgcactTCCGATAGGGGTCAAGCGGGATGCGAAACTGAGCGAGGGCCCCACCTCGCCAGCCCGCgtgcaaccgcttgcgcagtTGCGCCAGCCTTCAGACCagttttgaccagactatgCTTCCTTGTATTATCGATTGCTTCTTAAGGTGGACAGAGCGTTCTCGGCCTTATGTGAACAAAACGTTCGTGCGGGTCTCGTCTGGGATTCCTCCCAACAAAGAGTATATTTTTTGGAGCTTTCttgatttcattttgtaaAATTCTTGGATATTCATTCAGATAGCGGCATTAGTCACATTAACCGACTTTATAATGTATCTGCGCGATAACGCTTCCAAGTGTTCTACAAGTGAAGTCGGGGAATTGATATCAAATAGTTCACTCGTCACCGTTTCAGCTGATGCAAAGTAAGTTAgtttaaaacattttaaaaatgatgTCAATTGACATTCACAGTATTCGGTTTATTGGGTGgtttttaaaactaaaaaataaaaactaagtCTCTGATAAGCAAATAAACCAATAGTTAAGTACatcaaacataaaataaactcGTTTTTAGTTTGCAAAAAGCTAACCCATACCTACTGGAATTTTAGTTACATCTTCTGGTCCGATTTGCAGTTCCGATTTGCAGAACTCCATAGAAAATCTTCTCTCGATcattttcctcatattttctacaggaatgTAACTTTTTCCATAGCTTATCAGGACCCTGTCTTCTAAGAAAGAGAATCACAATAGATGTCTATGGGGTCTTTAAGAAGCAAAATATAGGTTTTTCCGTCCTATGAATAATCAAAATGCAACAGGCAATCGATTAGCACTCTTTATGGTGCGCTTTAAAAAATGCCAATCTTGCCGTGATTGACATGTGCTGCGCTTGAATGTTGGACATTTAGCCATGCTTTGTTAGCGACAGTTTCGCCACACTCTTCGGTTTTCACTGGTTACACTTTAAAATCTCCTAAGGATACTCGCTTGTCCAAATTTGTATGCTGGGGTTTTCCAAAACTAATCAAAAACATGACATACTGCATTTCTATGGCAGAACCATGTTGGCGGCGTGTATCTTTGAACAACCGACCACTAGACTAGGTTAGGGTTAAGAATCCTTCCTACGAATTTTACAGCTGGCATCAATTGCAAACCGCTGCAGACCAGTAAACGTTATGAAATGAGGTATTCTATAACAGTAAAGCAGTTTCTTCGTCTTCGCCACACCATGCGTCATAAAACGATAAAAATGCAGTACAAATCACATGAATAATGCCGAAATTgggtcctttttttcaaaatattgagggaaaaaattatgaagcTCATAGATCAATTTCTTCTCATACTCGACGATTCTGTCTTTATATAACTGTGGATTTCCAGAATAATCGAAGCTTGCGAAGAGTTCTGTCTGCATCGCGTACATCGAATCATCGTTCGTGATACACAGTCTGGAGACATCCTCTACCTGCTCACGATTAAAAGAGTTCTTCAAGCGATACACAAGCAGAACCGTTCTTTACATTTTGCCCAATGGTTGAGTTGTCCTATTAAGGACTCTGGAGTAGGAACATGGGAGAAAACAATTCACTCCGTGTGTTAAgttgttcttcgaaaaattattCTTGATGGTACTTCATTTTACTCTCGACAGGTCACTCTCACCGACTGTTTGGACGACGTCGCAGTAACACTGCTTTCCCAGCAACTTTCCTCCCTCCCCGTCATTGACGAAAATGGGAAAGCTTGTGACGTTGTAACTAAAGCTGACATTGCAATGGCTCTCATGGAAGCAAGCAGTCCTCAGGTACTGACGGGATGGCGCATTGATGTTTATACTCTGCTAAGAAAAACTTCGCCAACTTTTGCGAGGACTTGcagtttcttttaagaagaCTGAGAAGTGTATAAAGGCCACAGCAGAATTGACAAACTCTTGCATTCATTTGTTGCTCATTGTTCAGAGGTTTCTTGCCGACACTGCCGTGTCAGCAGTGCTCGGTCGTCGTCCTGCGCCAGCGTTCATTCGTCCACAAGATACGGTTGGAAAGGTGCTGGATGCTTTGTTAGAAGCCAGTCATATGCGTTGTGTGTTCATCGTGGACGATCATCTGAGGC
This is a stretch of genomic DNA from Necator americanus strain Aroian chromosome II, whole genome shotgun sequence. It encodes these proteins:
- a CDS encoding hypothetical protein (NECATOR_CHRII.G5848.T1), which encodes MSQLSHRLARPTIHGNGPCNIYCQEPVNDAESGHAVNVRRRFNSGSVQRPPSILSGLRGLVGRPRSESLSTQLQKKPVKLKKVQVNGCTLSSVYDLREGDEGSSDLYDDDWAFRRPRSNSSDFLILRKTSRPLSVDVVGLVDSQSDPYRQYMRVVDCYELAPPTGNVIALDKSIKVDRAFSALCEQNVRAGLVWDSSQQRIAALVTLTDFIMYLRDNASKCSTSEVGELISNSSLVTVSADAKIIEACEEFCLHRVHRIIVRDTQSGDILYLLTIKRVLQAIHKQNRSLHFAQWLSCPIKDSGVGTWEKTIHSVTLTDCLDDVAVTLLSQQLSSLPVIDENGKACDVVTKADIAMALMEASSPQRFLADTAVSAVLGRRPAPAFIRPQDTVGKVLDALLEASHMRCVFIVDDHLRPIACVSQSDVISHLIYDEAPFQKSREPL